A window of the Serratia sarumanii genome harbors these coding sequences:
- a CDS encoding Lrp/AsnC family transcriptional regulator: MDKIDRKILAELQADGRLSVTELAERIGLSVSPCHRRVRALEESGVIRGYRAQLDPGSLGYNFSALVFVTMREGDRRAVETFENAMMDIPQVVQAQRLFGDPDYLLHVIARDLPAFQQLYDEKLSALPGVQRLSSTLVMKTVVPERSFLPLGK; the protein is encoded by the coding sequence ATGGATAAGATTGATCGCAAGATTCTTGCTGAACTGCAGGCTGACGGCCGTTTGTCGGTGACCGAGCTGGCCGAGCGGATCGGGTTGAGCGTATCCCCCTGCCACCGCCGGGTGCGGGCGTTAGAGGAATCCGGGGTGATCAGAGGTTACCGCGCCCAGCTCGATCCCGGCAGCCTGGGCTATAACTTTTCCGCCCTGGTGTTCGTCACCATGCGCGAAGGCGATCGCCGCGCCGTTGAAACCTTCGAAAACGCCATGATGGACATTCCGCAGGTGGTGCAGGCGCAGCGGCTGTTCGGCGATCCGGACTATCTGCTGCACGTGATCGCCCGCGATCTGCCCGCCTTTCAACAGCTTTACGACGAGAAACTCTCCGCTCTGCCGGGCGTGCAGCGCCTGAGCTCCACCCTGGTGATGAAAACCGTAGTGCCGGAGCGTTCATTCCTGCCGCTGGGAAAATGA